The following coding sequences lie in one Deltaproteobacteria bacterium genomic window:
- a CDS encoding integrase arm-type DNA-binding domain-containing protein: MPLTDTAIRNCCPPEKTVRLFDGGGLYLEVAPSGGKWWRLKYRFDGKEKRLSLGVYPTVTLKVARERREEAKKLLANKVDPGENRRAVELARAEHTANTFEVIAREWLTKRGSEWSEDYCARLLRGLEKNVFPWIGGRPIAGITAPALLSVLRRIEERGAFETTHRALQNCGQVFRFAIASGRATNDISRDLPDALQPVPENHLAAITKPHEVGQLLRAIDSYRGDFVTRCALRLAPLLFVRPVELREAKWAEFDLENARWDIPQERMKMRRPHVVPLARQAVEILRELHPLTGVGQYLFPSARSNLRPMSNNAILAALRRMGYSKDDMTGHGFRAMARTILDEVLGVHPKFIEHQLAHQVRDSAGRAYNRTTHLPERRKMMQQWADYLDELRGGAKVISLTSQVA, encoded by the coding sequence ATGCCGCTAACAGACACCGCTATACGGAATTGCTGCCCCCCTGAAAAGACCGTCCGTCTCTTTGACGGTGGCGGGCTCTATCTTGAGGTCGCTCCCAGTGGCGGGAAGTGGTGGCGGTTAAAATATCGGTTTGACGGGAAGGAAAAACGGCTCTCCTTGGGTGTCTACCCCACCGTAACCCTCAAGGTGGCGAGGGAGCGTCGGGAAGAGGCGAAAAAACTCTTGGCCAACAAGGTTGATCCCGGTGAGAACCGCAGGGCGGTCGAGTTAGCAAGGGCCGAGCACACGGCGAATACCTTTGAGGTGATTGCGCGGGAATGGCTCACCAAACGGGGGAGTGAGTGGTCGGAAGATTATTGTGCAAGGCTTCTGCGGGGACTTGAAAAAAACGTCTTCCCCTGGATTGGTGGGCGTCCGATCGCTGGTATAACAGCACCCGCATTGTTGTCAGTCCTGCGTCGCATTGAGGAACGTGGGGCCTTTGAAACAACCCATCGGGCTCTACAGAATTGTGGACAGGTATTTCGTTTTGCCATCGCCTCCGGACGGGCAACAAACGATATCTCAAGGGATCTGCCCGATGCCTTGCAGCCTGTTCCTGAAAATCATTTAGCAGCCATTACCAAACCACACGAGGTCGGCCAACTCTTGCGGGCCATTGATAGTTACCGAGGGGACTTTGTGACTCGATGCGCCCTGCGTCTGGCCCCCTTGCTGTTTGTACGCCCTGTTGAACTCCGAGAGGCCAAGTGGGCGGAGTTTGATCTTGAGAACGCCCGCTGGGACATCCCACAAGAAAGGATGAAGATGCGACGGCCTCACGTTGTCCCTCTCGCACGACAGGCAGTCGAAATACTGCGGGAGTTACACCCCCTAACGGGTGTTGGGCAGTATCTCTTTCCCAGTGCACGGTCAAATTTAAGGCCGATGAGCAACAACGCCATCTTAGCGGCACTCCGCCGGATGGGATATTCCAAGGATGACATGACAGGACACGGCTTTCGGGCGATGGCGAGAACGATCCTCGACGAAGTCTTGGGCGTTCATCCCAAATTTATCGAACACCAACTGGCCCACCAGGTACGCGACTCGGCAGGAAGGGCCTACAACCGCACCACCCACCTGCCCGAACGCCGGAAGATGATGCAACAGTGGGCGGATTATCTCGACGAACTCCGAGGCGGGGCCAAGGTGATATCACTGACCAGTCAGGTGGCGTGA
- a CDS encoding PD-(D/E)XK nuclease family protein translates to MDYKKRTRNLYEPTSTEPFKLSRSRLESFIQCPRCFYLDRRLGIDKPSMPGFTLNMAVDVLLKKEFDVYRAKGEPHPLMKENGVDAVPFRHKDLDIWRENFKGLEYHHKPANLIISGAIDDVWVQPDGKLIVVDYKATSKDGEVSLDDEWKDSYKRQVEIYQWIMRGMGFDVSDTGYFVYANGRRDLDGFNGTLCFHIQLIKHVGDNSWVEKAVRNACACLKSETLPSSSEACEFCAYRSLSKEVE, encoded by the coding sequence ATGGACTACAAGAAACGAACCCGAAATTTATACGAGCCTACCTCGACCGAGCCATTCAAACTAAGTCGCTCACGCCTTGAAAGCTTCATCCAGTGCCCCCGGTGCTTCTATCTAGACCGCCGGTTGGGGATCGACAAACCCTCGATGCCAGGCTTCACGCTTAATATGGCCGTCGATGTGCTCCTGAAAAAGGAGTTCGATGTTTATCGCGCCAAGGGAGAACCGCACCCCCTGATGAAAGAAAACGGTGTGGATGCCGTTCCGTTTCGACATAAGGACCTCGATATCTGGCGCGAGAATTTCAAGGGTCTTGAGTACCACCACAAACCGGCCAACCTGATCATCAGCGGTGCCATCGACGATGTGTGGGTTCAGCCTGACGGCAAGCTGATCGTCGTCGATTACAAGGCCACCAGCAAAGACGGTGAAGTCAGTCTCGATGACGAATGGAAAGACAGCTACAAGCGCCAGGTGGAAATCTACCAATGGATCATGCGGGGCATGGGCTTCGATGTCTCGGATACCGGATACTTCGTCTATGCCAATGGTCGGAGGGATCTCGACGGATTCAATGGCACACTCTGTTTTCATATTCAGTTAATCAAGCACGTTGGTGACAACTCGTGGGTGGAAAAGGCGGTTCGGAACGCCTGCGCTTGTCTGAAATCAGAAACCTTGCCGTCCTCATCCGAGGCCTGTGAATTTTGCGCGTACAGGTCGCTCAGTAAAGAGGTCGAATGA